The stretch of DNA CACAGACAGTAAATTATGTAATCGCAACAGGAGGCGGTCAAGCAGTTAACGGCGTTGACTACGAGAAATTATCTGGTTCGATAACTATTCCCGCAGAACATTTCTATGTCGATCTTTTTGTTACTCCCATTGATGATAGTGTGGTTGAACGCACTGAAAAAGTAACTATCACTCTTAAAGAAGTTGATGGCGACATCGGTACGGGAACAACCCAAACTGCTACAGTTACTATCGAAGACAATTAGAAATTTAAAACCTAATATTAGTGTAAGGGCGAACAGTAGTTTGCCCCTACAAAAATTATTGATAAGGTATCAAGCATTAATTATCTCGGGTGTTGAATTAAATAAAATAGGCTCAAAATGTAACACTATTATTTGTTCTGGACGTAAACCTAAAGATTCATAAGTTTGTCCCTCCGCATCGCTAAATTCTACTTCAAAAGCTTTACCATCAGCTAAAATTTCTACAACAGTTCCTACTTGACCTCGACACAAATTTTGTTCGGGTAGATTTACTGTTAACGCGACTACATCAAGTAGTTTAATATTATCGCTTGTCATTTTAAAGAAACCTCCTAATTAAACAAGAGGATAGCAACTGGTTAATTTGGGAATCTGAGAATTATGTTCGATAATCCAACCACTACGAATAACTGCATTTTTATTTTGCCATTTTAAAGTGAAATCTAGGGTGTAACGCTGTCCAAAATTATCTTTTCGCCCTAACTTAGCTTGATGGGTTTTGATAACTTCAAGCAAAATTTGACGTAACTCAAGGGCATTTTCTGCCGTTATTCCCA from Stanieria cyanosphaera PCC 7437 encodes:
- a CDS encoding DUF4926 domain-containing protein; amino-acid sequence: MTSDNIKLLDVVALTVNLPEQNLCRGQVGTVVEILADGKAFEVEFSDAEGQTYESLGLRPEQIIVLHFEPILFNSTPEIINA
- a CDS encoding DUF6883 domain-containing protein, whose translation is MEESNLTQLIPNAENAFVDLCKLRDYCLNQEHKIGKHKARLFQSILGITAENALELRQILLEVIKTHQAKLGRKDNFGQRYTLDFTLKWQNKNAVIRSGWIIEHNSQIPKLTSCYPLV